In Hwangdonia lutea, a single window of DNA contains:
- a CDS encoding M56 family metallopeptidase, with amino-acid sequence MFLLILKSSACLAVFILFYKLFLEKESVHHFKRFYLLGALLVSMVIPFITFTEYIQVEPGQEFMPFQPLAFTYAVVEKNTTWQEYIPYILWSIYALGVIIFSIRFLKNLFQLFQKIKTNPKFKNQNFINVLLVDLIHPHTFFNYIFLNKNKYEHNRIPNEVLWHEQTHAKQKHALDILFLEILHIIFWFNPLLYFIKKDIKLNHEFLADQAVLKQGVDTKNYQQLLLACSSPDDYRDARTNQLANAINYSLIKKRFTVMKTQTSKKVFWLKGLLILPILAMLIYGFSEKEIVEKEMASFKYSTTQETEKGATTAMMNEYKAFIEEVEKTNTIWAPKLNRAIAIYDLMTEAQRATVKKYPESPLANLATIKPKTPTETLFNSWKNKTEFAIWIDSKHVPNETLNNYKASDFKYYTRSFVYNNARSEKFPQPYQNHLYTKKGFEASYLKRNVNNYKSLKNDYLKAKKEFINSGKKDDSELRILKVRLDKLYNLLSKENIEKYNVKLISSTNKLELQQKRDKHVLILINKKGQLLVNDNLCKIKNLKNHLKKLSTEESEISSVDIKTDTDAPKEIINKVIKTLRELGILKVNLNKDTYEKPTQQKATPKEVAEYNKLAKHMSKQIKNKGSIKLKQVKRLKHLYSLMSNNQKEQAEPFPDLSLVPPPPPPAPKPAKAELVEVPAKSPKAPKAPKPPKTDKTKEVVPPPPPPVIKPSGENNSNHSEELQKAWKAFKTEGDTYGEAVQNYSTNKKGTLSALNKKYKEVMKLYKAYHDIAKNENQNAVPPPPPPMDPFSTYSSLAQRTKYIPVNRENNLQRLRVLYDKISDSKKNKVESPDSIGNYIKQLNSLTAEQTKKVTKLLNNINKKAKSEGRKFYSTEEYKMLEDLYASMISN; translated from the coding sequence ATGTTTTTACTTATTTTAAAATCCAGTGCCTGTTTAGCGGTTTTTATATTGTTTTACAAGTTGTTTCTTGAAAAAGAAAGCGTGCACCATTTTAAACGTTTTTATCTTTTGGGCGCTTTATTGGTTTCTATGGTTATTCCGTTTATAACCTTTACAGAATATATTCAAGTAGAACCTGGTCAAGAATTTATGCCGTTTCAACCCCTAGCATTTACCTATGCTGTTGTTGAAAAAAACACAACATGGCAAGAGTATATCCCTTATATTTTATGGAGTATTTATGCTTTGGGAGTCATCATATTTTCAATACGATTCTTAAAAAATCTATTTCAATTATTCCAGAAAATAAAAACCAACCCCAAATTTAAAAATCAAAACTTTATCAATGTTTTATTGGTCGATTTAATACATCCGCATACCTTTTTTAATTACATTTTCTTAAATAAAAACAAATACGAGCACAACCGCATCCCAAACGAAGTGCTCTGGCACGAGCAAACGCACGCCAAACAGAAACACGCTTTAGACATTCTATTTTTAGAAATACTTCACATTATATTTTGGTTTAATCCGTTGCTCTATTTTATAAAAAAAGACATTAAACTAAATCATGAGTTTTTAGCCGACCAAGCCGTTTTAAAACAGGGTGTCGACACTAAAAATTATCAACAATTATTACTTGCATGCTCATCTCCCGACGACTATCGGGATGCTAGAACTAATCAGCTAGCAAATGCCATCAATTATTCATTAATCAAAAAACGATTTACAGTTATGAAAACACAAACTTCAAAAAAAGTCTTTTGGCTTAAAGGATTACTTATTTTGCCCATTCTCGCTATGTTAATTTACGGTTTTAGTGAAAAAGAAATTGTTGAAAAGGAAATGGCTTCATTTAAATATTCAACTACTCAGGAAACAGAAAAAGGTGCTACAACAGCCATGATGAATGAGTATAAAGCATTCATAGAAGAAGTTGAAAAAACAAATACAATTTGGGCGCCAAAATTAAATAGAGCCATTGCCATTTATGATTTAATGACAGAGGCACAACGTGCAACGGTTAAAAAATATCCAGAATCGCCGCTTGCTAATTTGGCCACAATAAAACCAAAAACCCCAACCGAAACCTTATTCAATTCATGGAAAAACAAAACAGAATTTGCCATTTGGATTGATAGCAAACATGTACCCAATGAAACTTTAAATAATTACAAAGCTTCAGATTTTAAATATTACACCAGAAGTTTTGTATATAATAATGCTAGAAGCGAAAAATTCCCTCAGCCCTATCAAAATCATTTATACACAAAAAAAGGTTTTGAAGCATCTTATTTAAAAAGGAATGTAAATAATTATAAGAGTCTGAAAAACGACTATTTAAAAGCTAAAAAAGAATTTATAAATTCGGGTAAAAAAGATGATTCTGAATTACGGATTTTAAAAGTTAGATTAGATAAACTTTATAATTTGCTTTCAAAAGAAAACATTGAGAAATATAATGTTAAATTAATTTCTTCAACAAACAAGTTAGAATTACAACAAAAACGCGATAAACACGTCCTCATCTTAATAAACAAAAAAGGACAATTATTAGTAAATGATAATTTATGTAAAATTAAAAACCTAAAAAATCATTTGAAAAAATTGTCCACAGAAGAAAGTGAAATTTCAAGCGTAGACATAAAAACTGATACTGATGCGCCAAAAGAAATAATAAATAAGGTTATAAAGACTTTAAGAGAATTAGGCATTCTTAAGGTTAATCTTAATAAAGATACTTATGAAAAACCTACCCAACAAAAAGCAACACCAAAAGAAGTTGCCGAATATAATAAGCTAGCAAAACACATGAGTAAGCAAATAAAAAATAAAGGCTCCATCAAGCTCAAACAAGTAAAAAGGCTTAAGCATCTTTATAGCTTAATGAGCAATAACCAAAAAGAACAAGCAGAACCGTTTCCAGATTTATCCTTAGTGCCACCACCGCCACCGCCAGCCCCAAAACCGGCAAAAGCAGAATTGGTTGAAGTTCCTGCAAAATCACCAAAAGCTCCAAAAGCTCCAAAGCCTCCAAAAACGGACAAAACAAAAGAAGTTGTACCGCCACCTCCTCCGCCAGTAATAAAACCATCGGGCGAAAATAATAGCAATCATTCTGAAGAACTACAAAAAGCATGGAAAGCTTTTAAAACAGAAGGCGATACATATGGGGAGGCCGTACAAAATTATTCAACAAACAAAAAAGGAACATTAAGCGCATTGAATAAGAAATACAAAGAAGTTATGAAACTTTACAAAGCCTACCATGACATTGCAAAAAACGAAAACCAAAATGCAGTTCCGCCACCGCCGCCTCCAATGGATCCTTTTTCAACTTACTCTAGTCTGGCACAAAGAACCAAATATATTCCTGTAAATAGAGAGAATAACCTGCAACGCTTAAGAGTACTCTACGATAAAATATCAGATTCTAAAAAAAACAAAGTTGAGTCCCCAGATAGTATCGGTAATTACATCAAACAATTAAATAGTCTAACAGCTGAACAAACTAAAAAAGTTACCAAACTATTAAACAATATAAATAAAAAGGCTAAATCTGAGGGCAGAAAATTTTATTCGACAGAAGAATATAAAATGCTAGAAGACTTATATGCTAGTATGATATCAAACTAA
- a CDS encoding FN3 domain-containing metallophosphoesterase family protein has protein sequence MEKNSKNNRRTFLKDVAKASALTATVGLVSTSTALANNESDLVVSNNNEHTFLTFPYLQNLTSNSVDVMFITNNKAYSWVEFGISNLTQKAHTVSDGFVTAYNRINCIRLNNLEPNTTYKYKVVSKEIIEFKPYDLKYGTKIKSDEFTLKTPKLDEDEVSCVIFNDIHDRPYSFGDLLKVNNRPFDFAIMNGDMFDYEEDEAQIIRNLLTPCASLFANNKPFIMLRGNHETRGKFRSELKNYFSYPTNEYFFSFTKGPVHLTLLDTGEDKPDDDDEYSGIVDFDAFRVKQALWFEKEMQKPECKSAKYKVVFMHIPPYHSGDWHGTLHCRKVFSPLFEKYKIDLVIAGHTHRHGVHLPSKDHSYPIIIGGGPKKGNRTITNLIANKDKLEVKMIDDSGKQVGEYIVTG, from the coding sequence ATGGAAAAAAACAGTAAAAATAACCGTAGAACATTTTTGAAAGATGTGGCAAAAGCTAGCGCTTTAACCGCTACTGTCGGTTTGGTGTCAACAAGTACTGCGTTAGCAAATAATGAAAGCGATTTGGTAGTATCTAATAATAACGAACATACCTTTCTTACATTTCCATATCTGCAAAATCTAACTTCCAATTCTGTTGATGTTATGTTTATTACAAATAATAAAGCCTATAGTTGGGTAGAATTTGGAATAAGTAATTTAACACAAAAAGCACATACAGTTTCTGATGGTTTTGTTACAGCTTATAACCGAATAAATTGTATTAGGTTAAATAATCTTGAACCAAATACAACGTATAAATACAAAGTAGTGTCTAAAGAAATTATTGAATTTAAACCATATGATTTAAAATATGGAACCAAAATAAAATCAGATGAATTTACACTTAAAACACCTAAGCTAGATGAAGATGAGGTAAGTTGTGTTATTTTTAATGATATTCATGATAGGCCATATTCATTTGGTGATTTGTTGAAAGTAAATAACAGACCTTTTGATTTTGCTATAATGAATGGAGATATGTTTGATTATGAAGAAGACGAGGCTCAAATAATTAGGAACTTATTGACGCCATGCGCTAGTTTGTTTGCAAATAACAAACCGTTTATAATGCTGAGAGGAAATCATGAAACCAGGGGTAAATTTAGATCAGAATTAAAAAACTATTTTTCATATCCTACCAACGAGTATTTCTTTTCTTTTACAAAGGGGCCAGTGCATTTAACATTGTTAGATACTGGAGAAGATAAACCGGATGATGATGATGAATACTCTGGCATTGTAGACTTTGATGCCTTTAGGGTAAAGCAAGCCCTTTGGTTTGAAAAAGAAATGCAGAAACCAGAATGTAAAAGTGCTAAATACAAGGTAGTATTTATGCACATTCCTCCTTATCATTCTGGAGATTGGCATGGCACTTTACATTGCCGGAAAGTATTTAGCCCTTTGTTTGAGAAGTATAAAATAGATCTTGTTATTGCGGGACATACGCATAGGCATGGTGTGCATTTACCGAGTAAAGACCATTCCTATCCAATTATTATTGGTGGTGGCCCCAAAAAAGGAAATAGAACCATTACAAACCTTATTGCAAATAAAGATAAGCTTGAAGTAAAAATGATAGATGATAGTGGTAAACAAGTGGGAGAATATATTGTAACAGGTTAA
- a CDS encoding DMT family transporter yields the protein MNNQHNQHLFLLVLATLFISTSGALGKHIDMPTPVIIWWRASIAGVILFIFCKYKKISLKINSKKDLILFVLSALLMAGHWLTYFYALKLSNVAIGMLSLFVYPILTAFLEPLFFKIKFDSIYIFLGILVLIGIYILAPEFDLESTHVKGILFGLASALMYALRNIVSKKLLSNQYHGTSIMLYQIGIVTLVLSPVLVFMDTSGIATQYPYVLTLAILTTAIGHSMLVNSLKHFTVSTASIISSIQPILGIVIAFFFLNEIPTWNTFFGGLIILSTVAIESVRSSRQ from the coding sequence ACAACCAACATCTTTTTCTACTTGTATTAGCAACACTTTTTATAAGCACCTCTGGGGCTTTGGGCAAACACATCGATATGCCAACACCCGTTATTATTTGGTGGCGTGCTAGTATTGCTGGGGTAATTCTTTTTATATTTTGCAAGTACAAAAAGATCAGCCTAAAAATAAATTCAAAAAAAGATCTGATTCTTTTTGTTTTAAGCGCCCTACTTATGGCAGGGCATTGGCTTACGTATTTCTATGCCTTAAAACTGTCAAATGTCGCCATTGGCATGTTATCCTTATTTGTTTATCCCATACTTACCGCATTTTTAGAACCGCTTTTCTTTAAAATAAAATTCGACTCCATTTATATATTCCTCGGCATTTTGGTGCTCATTGGCATTTACATATTGGCTCCAGAATTCGATTTGGAAAGTACTCACGTAAAAGGCATTCTGTTCGGATTGGCTTCGGCCTTAATGTATGCGTTACGCAATATTGTTTCAAAAAAACTCCTAAGCAATCAGTATCATGGTACCTCGATAATGCTATATCAAATTGGTATTGTTACTTTGGTTTTGTCCCCCGTTTTGGTTTTTATGGACACCTCTGGTATCGCGACCCAATATCCGTATGTTTTAACTTTAGCCATCTTAACTACGGCGATTGGACACAGCATGTTAGTTAACAGTTTAAAGCATTTTACCGTAAGCACCGCCAGTATAATTAGCAGTATTCAACCTATTTTAGGCATTGTAATCGCTTTCTTTTTTTTAAATGAAATACCAACTTGGAACACCTTTTTTGGCGGACTCATTATCCTTTCAACCGTGGCAATTGAAAGTGTGAGATCGAGTAGGCAATAG
- a CDS encoding BlaI/MecI/CopY family transcriptional regulator, translated as MQLSKTEEDLMNHLWKLEKAFMKDLLDEYPEPKPATTTVATLLKRMTDKGFIAYNLFGKSREYYPLVKKKDYFSKHVNGLIKNFFNDSASQFASFFTKETNLTKEELEDLKKLIDNEIKNK; from the coding sequence ATGCAACTATCTAAAACCGAAGAAGATTTAATGAACCACTTGTGGAAACTCGAAAAAGCGTTTATGAAAGATTTATTGGATGAATATCCAGAGCCAAAGCCAGCGACCACAACCGTTGCCACACTTTTAAAACGAATGACAGACAAAGGTTTTATAGCTTATAACTTATTTGGAAAATCTCGCGAATATTATCCGTTGGTTAAAAAGAAAGACTATTTCTCAAAGCATGTAAACGGATTGATAAAAAACTTTTTTAACGATTCGGCAAGTCAGTTTGCATCGTTTTTTACCAAAGAAACCAATTTAACAAAAGAAGAATTAGAGGATTTAAAAAAACTAATCGATAACGAAATTAAAAACAAATAA